A stretch of the Clostridiales bacterium genome encodes the following:
- a CDS encoding flavin reductase family protein, protein MEFAGNKSVITPEAVFIIGTYDENGVPNAMNAAWAMQSDMNEITIMLSKHKTTENFEKTGAFTVAFGTVDTMLISDYFGVETGKKVNKIKKAGCHVHKSAHVNAPIIEEYPLTLECRVKSWDPATGYVIGEIVASQADERILTDGKVDLGKLKPIIFDPSFNAYRVVGEIVGNAFKDGLKLK, encoded by the coding sequence ATGGAATTCGCGGGAAACAAATCGGTGATTACGCCGGAAGCGGTATTCATCATCGGGACGTATGACGAAAACGGCGTGCCGAACGCCATGAACGCCGCCTGGGCGATGCAGAGCGACATGAACGAGATTACGATCATGCTGTCGAAGCACAAGACGACGGAAAACTTTGAGAAAACCGGCGCGTTCACGGTGGCCTTCGGCACCGTGGATACCATGCTGATTTCCGACTATTTCGGCGTGGAAACCGGCAAAAAGGTAAACAAGATCAAGAAGGCCGGCTGCCATGTGCACAAAAGCGCGCACGTGAACGCCCCGATCATCGAGGAATATCCGCTGACGCTGGAATGCAGGGTGAAATCCTGGGACCCGGCCACCGGGTACGTCATCGGGGAGATCGTTGCCTCCCAGGCGGACGAGCGCATCCTCACGGACGGGAAGGTGGACCTGGGCAAGCTGAAGCCCATCATCTTCGATCCGTCCTTCAATGCCTACCGCGTGGTGGGGGAAATCGTCGGAAATGCCTTCAAAGACGGGCTGAAACTGAAATAA
- a CDS encoding PBSX family phage terminase large subunit, which translates to MPGSGHEHDRIMLADGAIRSGKTISMILSFLLWSLSSFRDADFIVAGVTGGALRRNVLSPMFRMLETYGVPYEWKRSEAKVVIGTNTYHLFGADKDNAQDKLQGMTAAGAYADEAALFPRSFVDQMIGRCSVAGSKIFMNCNPNGAYHYIKTDFIDHAGEIGLFRLHFTMDDNLTLSPGIRESYARSFQGVFYRQYILGEWVSAEGAVYPMWDDGANSFEDEGSGMYEGTRRFAAIDYGTVNPCVFLDVRDDGHTFRIANEYYWDSAARQRQKTDAEYADDLLDFLGGDLDTLVIVDPSAASFKTELRNRGFRVRDAVNSVREGIATTAVLIGNRQVLAERTRCPNLFREIHDYVWDDRARQRGEERPLKEHDHAMDALRYLCHTLTDRFRR; encoded by the coding sequence ATGCCCGGATCGGGCCATGAGCACGACCGGATCATGCTGGCGGACGGAGCCATCCGCTCCGGTAAGACAATCTCCATGATCCTCTCGTTTCTCCTGTGGAGCCTGTCCTCCTTCCGCGACGCGGACTTCATCGTCGCCGGGGTCACCGGCGGCGCGCTGCGCCGCAACGTCCTTTCCCCCATGTTCCGGATGCTGGAAACCTACGGCGTCCCGTATGAGTGGAAACGCAGCGAGGCGAAGGTCGTGATCGGCACGAACACCTACCACCTGTTCGGCGCCGACAAGGACAACGCCCAGGACAAGCTGCAGGGAATGACCGCCGCCGGCGCCTACGCCGACGAGGCGGCGCTCTTCCCGCGGTCCTTTGTGGACCAGATGATCGGCCGCTGCTCGGTGGCGGGCAGCAAGATCTTCATGAACTGCAACCCGAACGGCGCGTACCATTACATCAAAACCGACTTCATCGACCATGCCGGGGAAATCGGCCTTTTCCGCCTTCATTTCACCATGGATGACAATCTGACACTCTCACCCGGGATCAGGGAAAGCTACGCCCGGTCATTCCAGGGCGTTTTTTACCGTCAGTATATCCTGGGGGAATGGGTGAGCGCGGAAGGCGCCGTGTATCCCATGTGGGATGACGGCGCCAATTCTTTTGAGGATGAAGGTTCCGGGATGTATGAGGGTACGCGCCGTTTCGCGGCCATCGACTATGGCACGGTCAATCCGTGTGTGTTCCTGGACGTACGCGACGACGGGCACACCTTCCGGATTGCCAATGAGTATTACTGGGACTCCGCCGCCAGGCAGCGCCAGAAGACGGACGCGGAATACGCGGACGACCTGCTGGACTTCCTCGGCGGGGATCTGGATACCCTGGTCATTGTCGATCCAAGCGCCGCAAGCTTCAAAACGGAGCTGCGGAACCGGGGCTTCCGGGTCCGGGACGCGGTGAACAGCGTCCGGGAGGGCATTGCCACCACGGCCGTGCTCATCGGGAACCGCCAGGTCCTTGCCGAACGGACCCGGTGCCCCAATTTATTCCGCGAAATCCATGACTATGTATGGGACGACCGGGCCCGCCAGCGCGGCGAGGAGCGCCCCCTCAAGGAGCACGACCACGCGATGGACGCCCTGCGCTACCTGTGCCATACGCTGACAGACCGTTTCAGGAGGTAA
- a CDS encoding DUF2213 domain-containing protein encodes MLYFAERLSPHMAESAEGYLICRGVPVARSGTQMYLPAELGLPPGTAPDPVPVYRPEGEVFSPACMASFEGKPVTEDHPDLPEGVSAENIRLYQKGHAQNVRRGKGAQGNLLLADLVITDPETIRHIRDGKREISCGYTYTLAEENGRYVQRDIRGNHIAVVDRGRAGSRVRINDSERSMKPMKKPNTPDTPVRLLARMAASALRGNDLEPEELPEVASLLETVAGIAETAAEEENGGEPEIRITRTETEIPAPEGEEQPEQSVNAADTDPEIISRLDRIISLLETMGTVPSVSDSSDETAGTVPDVPPEAEKVEEEMENLEEAVAELLSAEETEEEAAPGTEPGTEAGAPDENEESGFLSASDRMVRAAVRALKPVIARLPEKERASAADAALRAMRSLPKGEKPARSTYAALAGAARAEDPADLGKRIISSRNINYRR; translated from the coding sequence TTGCTGTATTTTGCCGAACGACTGAGCCCGCACATGGCGGAGAGCGCGGAGGGTTACCTGATCTGCCGCGGGGTGCCGGTGGCCCGCAGCGGCACGCAGATGTACCTGCCCGCCGAGCTCGGCCTGCCGCCGGGCACCGCGCCGGACCCGGTGCCGGTGTACCGGCCGGAAGGGGAGGTTTTCTCCCCGGCGTGCATGGCCTCCTTTGAGGGCAAGCCCGTGACGGAGGACCACCCGGACCTGCCGGAGGGCGTGAGCGCGGAGAACATCCGCCTGTACCAGAAAGGCCACGCGCAGAATGTCCGCCGCGGGAAAGGCGCGCAGGGAAACCTGCTGCTGGCCGACCTGGTGATTACCGACCCGGAGACCATCCGCCATATCCGGGACGGGAAGCGGGAAATTTCCTGCGGGTACACCTACACCCTGGCAGAGGAAAACGGCCGCTATGTCCAGCGGGATATCCGCGGCAACCACATTGCCGTGGTGGACCGCGGGCGCGCGGGATCGCGCGTCCGCATCAACGACTCAGAAAGGAGCATGAAACCCATGAAGAAACCCAACACACCCGATACCCCGGTGCGCCTGCTGGCCCGCATGGCCGCATCCGCCCTGCGGGGCAATGACCTGGAACCGGAGGAACTGCCGGAGGTGGCCAGCCTGCTGGAAACCGTAGCCGGAATCGCAGAAACCGCCGCTGAGGAAGAAAATGGCGGGGAGCCGGAAATCCGGATCACCCGGACCGAAACGGAAATCCCGGCCCCGGAAGGGGAGGAACAGCCGGAACAGTCCGTAAATGCGGCTGACACAGATCCGGAAATCATTTCCAGGCTGGACCGGATCATCTCCCTCCTTGAAACGATGGGGACTGTCCCCAGCGTTTCAGATTCTTCGGATGAAACAGCCGGGACTGTCCCCGATGTTCCACCGGAAGCCGAAAAGGTGGAGGAGGAAATGGAAAACCTGGAGGAGGCGGTGGCGGAGCTGCTCTCCGCGGAAGAAACGGAAGAGGAAGCGGCTCCCGGAACCGAACCCGGGACGGAAGCCGGGGCCCCGGATGAGAACGAAGAGAGCGGCTTCCTGTCCGCCTCCGACCGGATGGTCCGCGCCGCCGTGCGGGCGCTGAAGCCGGTGATCGCCCGCCTGCCGGAAAAGGAACGCGCGTCCGCCGCGGACGCCGCCCTGCGCGCGATGCGCAGCCTCCCGAAAGGGGAGAAGCCCGCACGGAGCACGTATGCCGCGCTGGCCGGGGCGGCCCGGGCGGAGGATCCCGCGGACCTCGGAAAGCGGATTATCAGCAGCCGGAATATCAACTACCGCAGATAA
- a CDS encoding DUF1073 domain-containing protein, which yields MSRKRKHRGAGDGYVNLPARLGGASTLLSAGTYERTFPFNPALLTSLYRESWIAKRIIDMPGEDMTRGWYTMPLEEKQAEELRALETRHDIRREITDAIRWARLYGGALALMVIDGHEGFLSDPLDPDTVMPGSFCGLLVRDRLSVTPSAELEDDLNDPDFGYPMYYDLQADTGAPGGMPGTLRVHHSRVLRFTGRDLPRAEEAAEQYWGASELEHIWEELQKRSATSANIAQLVFQANITTLRMGDFGEILAMGTDQQRRRVLEALEQENALRTSFGLQLLSAGDTMENHPYSFAGLSQIYEAFMLDMAGAAGIPATRLFGRSPQGMNATGEGDLKNYYELITAMQERHLRPALEKLFPVMAMSLWGAVPERPDITFPSLMPVSPPEEAEVQARQAETITRLTQAGLMTPAEARSRLTALGIL from the coding sequence ATGAGCCGGAAAAGAAAACACCGCGGGGCAGGGGACGGATACGTCAACCTGCCCGCGCGGCTGGGCGGTGCAAGCACGCTGCTTTCCGCCGGGACGTATGAGCGGACGTTCCCGTTCAACCCCGCGCTGCTGACCAGCCTGTACCGGGAGTCCTGGATCGCCAAGCGCATCATCGACATGCCGGGCGAGGACATGACCCGGGGCTGGTACACGATGCCGCTGGAGGAGAAGCAGGCGGAGGAGCTGCGGGCACTGGAAACCCGCCACGATATCCGGCGGGAGATCACCGACGCCATCCGCTGGGCGCGCCTGTACGGCGGCGCCCTTGCCCTGATGGTGATCGACGGCCACGAAGGTTTCCTTTCGGACCCCCTGGACCCGGACACGGTGATGCCCGGGTCTTTTTGCGGGCTGCTGGTGCGCGACCGGCTCAGCGTAACGCCCTCGGCGGAGCTGGAGGACGACCTCAACGACCCGGATTTCGGCTACCCGATGTACTACGACCTGCAGGCGGACACCGGCGCTCCGGGCGGAATGCCCGGCACCCTGCGCGTGCACCATTCCCGGGTGCTGCGCTTTACCGGGCGGGACCTTCCCCGGGCCGAGGAAGCCGCGGAGCAGTACTGGGGCGCCAGCGAGCTGGAGCATATCTGGGAGGAGCTGCAGAAGCGGAGCGCGACCAGCGCGAACATCGCGCAGCTGGTGTTCCAGGCGAACATCACCACGCTGCGCATGGGCGACTTCGGCGAAATCCTCGCCATGGGCACCGACCAGCAGCGCCGCCGGGTGCTGGAAGCCCTGGAGCAGGAGAACGCGCTGCGAACCTCCTTCGGCCTGCAGCTGCTTTCCGCCGGCGACACGATGGAAAACCACCCGTATTCCTTTGCCGGGCTGAGCCAGATCTATGAGGCTTTCATGCTGGACATGGCCGGCGCGGCAGGCATTCCCGCCACGCGGCTGTTCGGCCGCAGCCCCCAGGGTATGAATGCTACCGGGGAAGGCGACCTGAAGAACTACTATGAGCTGATCACCGCCATGCAGGAGCGTCACCTGCGCCCCGCCCTGGAAAAACTGTTTCCCGTGATGGCCATGAGCCTGTGGGGAGCGGTTCCGGAGCGCCCGGACATCACCTTCCCCTCCCTGATGCCCGTTTCCCCGCCGGAGGAGGCGGAGGTGCAGGCCCGGCAGGCGGAAACGATCACCCGCCTGACCCAGGCGGGACTGATGACCCCGGCCGAGGCCCGTTCCCGTCTCACGGCCCTCGGCATTCTCTGA
- a CDS encoding SGNH/GDSL hydrolase family protein: MTNRELQDIWFGAYSFEETGDGWLQAFQYTKAQMEYFRSAFDFWYDRSMATTAKTLEFTTDAETVSFEYRFTWTGSQDSFELAVDGLITEIRYVKDLPEEGKLEWKLPEGKKDVVIYLPADATVELRRCEIGGAYTPAKKNEKVLWLGDSITQGYGPLRSAMTYVSVANRLLNYDIINQGIGGYIYDKKSLMKMDGYTPDKIIVALGTNQFGCETMKDVEEYYETLIGLYGETPVLCVTPLWRGDVPDGFPTLKRFCENVKQIAGKYPNVKIADGFTLVPHLPEYFRDNLHPNELGCETYGRNLVEEIRKLEF; this comes from the coding sequence ATGACCAACCGGGAACTGCAGGACATCTGGTTCGGGGCTTATTCTTTTGAGGAGACGGGGGACGGATGGCTGCAGGCTTTCCAGTACACCAAGGCCCAGATGGAATACTTCCGGTCCGCCTTTGATTTCTGGTATGACCGGAGCATGGCGACGACCGCCAAGACGCTGGAATTCACCACGGACGCGGAAACCGTTTCCTTTGAGTACCGGTTTACCTGGACGGGCTCCCAGGATTCCTTTGAGCTGGCGGTAGACGGCCTGATCACGGAGATCCGCTATGTGAAGGACCTGCCGGAGGAAGGGAAGCTGGAATGGAAGCTGCCCGAAGGGAAGAAGGACGTCGTGATCTACCTGCCGGCGGACGCGACCGTGGAGCTGCGGAGGTGCGAAATCGGCGGCGCGTACACCCCGGCGAAGAAGAACGAAAAGGTGCTGTGGCTCGGGGATTCGATCACCCAGGGCTACGGGCCGCTGCGCTCCGCCATGACCTACGTCAGCGTGGCCAACCGCCTGCTGAACTACGACATCATCAACCAGGGCATCGGCGGATACATCTATGACAAAAAGTCCCTGATGAAGATGGACGGCTACACGCCGGACAAGATCATCGTGGCGCTGGGCACCAACCAGTTCGGCTGCGAGACGATGAAGGACGTGGAGGAATACTACGAAACCCTCATCGGCCTGTACGGGGAGACGCCGGTGCTGTGCGTGACCCCGCTGTGGCGCGGCGACGTGCCGGACGGGTTCCCGACCCTGAAGCGCTTCTGCGAAAACGTGAAGCAGATTGCCGGAAAGTACCCGAATGTGAAGATCGCGGACGGCTTCACCCTGGTGCCGCACCTGCCGGAATATTTCCGGGACAACCTGCACCCGAATGAGCTGGGCTGCGAGACCTATGGCCGGAACCTGGTGGAAGAAATCCGGAAACTGGAATTCTGA
- a CDS encoding DUF4054 domain-containing protein, with protein sequence MTEASFLSWYPQFESFIPAFVLRETVSRANGLFAGMEPEDAEEARRLYTAHRLTLYTLAQPESGAGPQAAAAAGKTALQRIASRKVGEVSVTYAENASAGQAGCFADLAETAWGIQLLGLMRLYPGTRYIP encoded by the coding sequence ATGACGGAAGCTTCCTTCCTCTCCTGGTATCCGCAGTTTGAATCCTTCATCCCGGCCTTTGTGCTGCGGGAGACGGTTTCCCGGGCTAACGGCCTGTTTGCCGGCATGGAGCCGGAGGATGCGGAGGAAGCCCGGCGCCTATACACGGCGCACCGGCTGACCCTGTATACCCTGGCGCAGCCGGAGAGCGGCGCCGGGCCGCAGGCGGCTGCCGCGGCAGGGAAAACCGCCCTGCAGCGGATTGCCTCCCGGAAGGTGGGCGAGGTTTCCGTGACCTACGCGGAAAACGCTTCCGCCGGACAGGCCGGGTGCTTTGCGGACCTTGCGGAAACCGCCTGGGGAATCCAGCTGCTGGGCCTGATGCGGCTGTATCCCGGCACGAGGTATATTCCATGA
- a CDS encoding DUF2184 domain-containing protein, with product MIRNPSAMRRLAAGDSYTFLMKELEKVDDVILEPLTGTDWPRDMPVITGGGLLESIASIDVTYASSGGDDDNLFFEAANDIPVIQADMSKSIARTFNFAEYMAFSVLEKEKMVQVGRDPETFLNKGIRLHCDKVIDRNVYRGFSKVSSTGLVNNPSVLRSSAAPHTPGGSDTQWSGKTADEILADINTAISAVWAANDCSGDALPNHILIPVEQFGQLVTRKVSDDSERSILTYVLENNLAVQQGSDLVISPCKWCSGAGTGGTDRMVVYANRVDRICFNLTQPLRRMETEYADMRIKIPYFAQFSEVRFLYPSTVRYMDAI from the coding sequence TTGATCCGTAATCCTTCCGCCATGCGCCGGCTGGCTGCCGGCGACTCCTACACCTTCCTGATGAAGGAACTGGAAAAGGTGGACGACGTGATCCTCGAGCCCCTGACCGGGACGGACTGGCCGCGCGACATGCCGGTGATCACCGGCGGCGGCCTGCTGGAATCCATCGCGTCCATCGACGTGACCTATGCCTCCTCCGGCGGGGACGATGACAATCTCTTTTTCGAGGCGGCCAACGATATCCCCGTCATCCAGGCGGACATGTCCAAATCCATCGCGCGGACGTTCAACTTCGCCGAGTACATGGCCTTCTCCGTGCTGGAAAAGGAAAAGATGGTGCAGGTGGGCCGGGACCCGGAGACCTTCCTCAACAAGGGCATCCGCCTGCACTGCGACAAGGTGATCGACCGCAACGTCTACCGCGGCTTCAGCAAGGTTTCCTCCACGGGCTTGGTGAACAACCCGTCCGTGCTCCGTTCGTCCGCCGCGCCGCATACGCCCGGCGGCAGCGACACCCAGTGGAGCGGCAAGACCGCGGATGAGATCCTGGCCGATATCAACACGGCGATCTCCGCCGTGTGGGCGGCCAACGACTGCTCGGGCGACGCGCTGCCGAACCATATCCTGATTCCCGTGGAGCAGTTCGGCCAGCTGGTGACCCGCAAGGTGTCCGACGACTCCGAGCGCTCCATACTCACCTATGTGCTGGAGAACAACCTGGCGGTCCAGCAGGGCAGCGACCTGGTGATCTCCCCCTGCAAATGGTGCAGCGGTGCGGGCACCGGCGGCACGGACCGCATGGTTGTTTACGCCAACCGCGTGGACCGCATCTGCTTCAACCTTACCCAGCCCCTGCGCCGCATGGAGACCGAGTATGCCGACATGCGCATCAAGATCCCGTACTTCGCGCAGTTTTCCGAGGTCCGTTTCCTGTATCCGTCCACGGTCCGGTACATGGACGCGATATAA
- a CDS encoding ABC transporter permease — MSRFRTVFGFELSSYLKNKVIIGVTVFLVLASAIMLSFPRFTQGGGSGTDTGDSADRPVMLIIAGGEEDTARMREVFAGVFPGYDVRESGITAEEAQEQIRSGEAGCAFVFTAPDACTYYVDNLGMNDAAPRTAAAALQAERRRSGMIENGVAPDKADEILAGTVSVETVKLGKDQSFTFFYTYIMIFALYMVILMYGQMIATNVANEKSSRTMELLVTSVNTHAMIFGKVLASCLVGFLQLGVIFGSSILFFNLNKGFWADDMIISSIFNPPPALLLHLLLFFFLGFLVYAFLYGAVGSTVSRLEDVNTAVMPVTMLFMISFFLVLIPLAGGNVESTLIKVCSFVPFTAPMAMFTRIGMSSVPPIEIAVSVMILALSALLIGFLSARIYRAGVLLYGVKPTPAQIIAMLKKEKQA; from the coding sequence ATGAGCAGGTTCCGTACGGTATTCGGGTTTGAGCTCAGCAGCTACCTGAAGAATAAAGTGATTATCGGGGTGACCGTTTTCCTGGTGCTGGCCAGCGCCATCATGCTCTCCTTCCCGCGGTTTACGCAGGGCGGGGGAAGCGGAACAGACACAGGCGATTCTGCGGACCGTCCCGTGATGCTCATCATCGCGGGCGGGGAGGAGGATACCGCCCGCATGCGCGAGGTGTTCGCCGGAGTGTTCCCCGGGTATGACGTCCGGGAGTCGGGCATTACGGCGGAAGAGGCGCAGGAGCAGATCCGCTCCGGCGAGGCCGGGTGCGCGTTTGTCTTCACAGCGCCGGATGCCTGCACCTATTATGTGGACAACCTGGGCATGAACGACGCCGCGCCGCGTACGGCGGCCGCCGCGCTGCAGGCGGAGCGGCGCCGCAGCGGGATGATCGAGAACGGCGTGGCGCCGGATAAGGCGGATGAGATCCTTGCCGGCACGGTTTCCGTGGAGACGGTGAAGCTGGGCAAGGACCAGTCCTTCACCTTCTTCTATACCTATATCATGATTTTCGCCCTGTACATGGTGATCCTGATGTACGGGCAGATGATCGCCACCAACGTGGCCAACGAGAAGAGCTCCCGGACGATGGAGCTGCTGGTGACCAGCGTGAACACCCACGCGATGATCTTCGGCAAGGTGCTGGCCTCCTGCCTGGTGGGCTTCCTCCAGCTGGGGGTGATCTTCGGGTCGTCGATCCTGTTCTTCAACCTGAACAAGGGGTTCTGGGCGGATGACATGATCATCAGCTCCATCTTCAACCCGCCGCCGGCATTGCTGCTGCACCTGCTGCTGTTCTTCTTCCTGGGCTTCCTGGTATACGCGTTCCTCTACGGCGCGGTGGGCTCCACGGTTTCCCGCCTGGAGGATGTGAACACCGCGGTAATGCCCGTGACGATGCTGTTTATGATCAGCTTCTTCCTGGTGCTCATTCCCCTGGCCGGCGGGAACGTCGAAAGCACCCTGATCAAGGTATGCTCCTTTGTGCCCTTCACCGCGCCCATGGCGATGTTCACCCGCATTGGTATGAGTTCGGTGCCGCCGATTGAGATCGCAGTTTCCGTGATGATCCTGGCGCTGTCCGCCCTGCTGATCGGCTTCCTGTCCGCAAGGATCTACCGGGCAGGCGTGCTGCTGTACGGCGTGAAGCCGACCCCGGCGCAGATTATCGCGATGCTGAAAAAGGAAAAGCAGGCCTGA